The sequence cattatatcctgtggacattcctcttcccattatatcctatggacattcctcttctcattatatcctatggacattcctcttcccattatatcctatggacattcctcttcccattatatctatggacattcctcttcccattatatcctatggacattcctcttctcattatatcctatggacattcctcttcccattatatcctatggacattcctcttcccattatatctatggacattcctcttcccattatatcctatggacattcctcttcccattataACCTATAGACATTCCTCTTCTCATTATAtcctatggacattcctcttcccattatttcctatggacattcctcttcccattatatctatggacattcctcttcccattatatcctatggacattcctcttcccattatactctatggacattcctcttcccattatactctatggacattcctcttcccattatactctatggacattcctcttcccattatatctatggacatttctcttcccattatatctatggacattcctcttcccattatactctatggacattcctcttcccattataccctatggacattcctcttcccattatatcctATGGACATTTCTCTTCTCATTATATCCTGtggacattcctcttcccattatatcctatggacattcctcttcccattatatctatggacattcctcttcccattatatcctatggacattcctcttcccattatatcctatggacattcctcttcccattatatcctatggacattcctcttcccattatatctatggacattcctcttcccattatactctatggacattcctcttcccattatatctatggacatttctcttcccattatatctatggacattcctcttcccattatactctatggacattcctcttcccattatatcctATGGACATTTCTCTTCTCATTATATCCTGtggacattcctcttcccattatatcctatggacattcctcttcccattatatcctatggacattcctcttcccattatatctatggacattcctcttcccattatatcctatggacattccaattcccattatatcctatggacattcctcttcccattatatcctatggacattcctcttcccattatatcctatggacattcctcttcccatCATACTCTATGGACATTTCTCTTCCCATTATACTCTATGGACATTCATCTTCCCATTATATCCTGtggacattcctcttcccattatatctatggacattcctcttcccattatatcctatggacatttctcttcccattatatctatggacattcctcttcccattatatcctatggacattcctcttcccattataCTCTATGGACATTTCTCTTCCCATTATACTctatggacattcctcttcccattatatcctatggacattcctcttcccattatatcctatggacattcctcttcccattatatcctatggacattcctcttcccattatatcctatggacattcctcttcccattatatcctatggacattcctcttcccattatatcctatggacattcctcttcccattatatcctatggacattcctcttcccattatatcctatggacattcctcttcccattatatcctatggacattcctcttctcattatatcctatggacattcctcttctcattatatcctatggacattcctcttcccattatatctatggacattcctcttcccattatatcctatggacattcctcttcccattatatctatggacattcctcttctcattatatcctatggacattcctcttcccattatatcctatggacattcctcttcccattatatcctatggacattcctcttcccattatatcctatggacattcctcttcccattatatcctatggacattcctcttcccattataACCAATGGAGattcctcttcccattatatcTTATGGACATGGAAGAGACTCTCGTCACGTGGCTCCCGGAGCTCCGCCCCTCCTGCCGGTACCGAAGCTCATACAAAACCCTCAATGCTACTGGGAGAAAGTCTACGTCCCAGGCCACGCCCTGTAGTTTAAGCCACGCCCTCCAGCTATGTGTCCCGTGCGCACAGTAAAGGCTACTGCGGAATGTGAAGAGGTTTGTCCTTTGTAGGACACCGTAGTCGTCATTACGTCACCTAGTGTGCCACTTTCTAGAAGGACATGTACACGCCCCTTGGGCCCCGCCCTTCTCAGCCGGGTTTTTTACGTTTGGACGTTCTGTACGCCTTACGTCATCTGACGGTGCTTTAGATTCAGCTGACGCAGCCCGGGTTTATCTATCGGGGAGACGGAGACCGGAGCCCGAGAACTTAGCGGTAACCCTGACCccggagtcccccccccctttatacattatatatactctctgtatactgcccctccccatacattatatatacactctgtatactgctcctcccctatacattatatatacactctgtatactgctcctcccctatacattatatatacactctgtatactgctcctcccctatacattatatatacactctgtatactgctcctcccctatacattatatatacactctgtatactgctcctcccctatacattatatatactctctgtatactgcccctccccatacattatatatacattctgtatactgcccctcccctatacattatatatacactctgtatactgctcctcccctatacattatatatactctctgtatactgcccctcccctatacattatatatacactctgtatactgctcctcccctatacattatatatacactctgtatactgctcctccccatacgttatatatactctctgtatactgctcctcccctatacagtatatatacactctgtatactgcccctccccatacattatatatactctctgtatactgcccctccccatacattatatatactctctgtatactgctcctcccttatacattatatatacactctgtatactgctcctcccctatacattatatatactctctgtatactgctcctcccctatacattatatatactctctgtatactgcccctcccctatacattatatatacactctgtatactgctcctcccctatacattatatatactctctgtatactgctcctcccctatacattatatatactctctgtatactgcccctcccctatacattatatatacactctgtatactgctcctccccatacattatatatacactctgtatactgctcctcccctatacagtatatatacactctgtatactgcccctcccctatacattatatatacactctgtatactgcccctcccttatacattatatatacactctgtatactgcccctcccctatacattatatatactctctgtatactgcccctccccatacattatatatactctctgtatactgcccctccccatacattatatatacactctgtatactgcccctcccctatacattatatatacactctgtatactgctcctccccatacattatatatactctctgtatactgcccctccccatacattatatatactctctgtatactgctcctcccctatacattatatatactctctgtatactgctcctcccctatacattatatatacactctgtatactgctcctcccctatacattatatatacactctgtatactgcccctcccttatacattatatatacactctgtatactgctcctcccctatacattatatatactctctgtatactgctcctcccctatacattatatatactctctgtatactgcccctcccctatacattatatatacactctgtatactgctcctccccatacattatatatacactctgtatactgctcctcccctatacagtatatatactctatgtatactgctcctcccctatacagtatatatacactctgtatactgcccctcccctatacattatatatacactctgtatactgcccctcccctatacattatatatacactctgtatactgcccctcccttatacattatatatacactctgtatactgcccctcccctatacattatatatactctctgtatactgcccctccccatacattatatatacattctgtatactgcccctccccatacattatataaacactctgtatactgctcctcccctatacattatatatactctctgtatactgcccctcccctatacattatatatacactctgtatactgctcctcccctatacattatatatacactctgtatactgctcctcccctatacattatatatacactctgtatactgctcctcccctatacattatatatacactctgtatactgctcctcccctatacattatatatacactctgtatactgctcttcccctatacattatatatacactctgtatactgcccctcccctatacattatatatactctatgtatactgctcctccccatacattatatatactctatgtatactgctcctccccatacattatatatactctctgtatactgctcctcccatataccttatatatacactctgtatactgcccctcccctatacattatatatacactctgtatactgctcctcccctatacattatatatactctctgtatactgcccctcctctatacattatatatacactctgtatactgctcctcccctatacattatatatacactctgtatactgcccctcccctatacattatatatactctctgtatactgcccctcccctatacattatatatactctatgtatactgctcctccccatacattatatatactctctgtatactgctcctcccctatacattatatatatacactgtatactgctcctcccctatacattatatatacactctgtatactgcccctccccatacattatatatacactctgtatactgcccctccccatacattatatatacactctgtatactgctcctcccctatacattatatatacactctgtatactgctcctcccctatacattatatatacactgtatactgctcctcccctatacattatatatacactctgtatactgctcctcccctatacattatatatacactctgtatactgctcctcccctatacattatatatactctctgtatactgctcctcccctatacattatatatactctctgtatactgcccctcccttatacagtatatatactctctgtatactgcccctcccttatacagtatatatactctctgtatactgcccctcccttatacagtatatatacactctgtatactgctcctcccttatacagtatatatacactctgtatactgctcctcccttatacagtatatatactctctgtatactgcccctcccctatacattatatatactctctgtatactgcccctcccttatacattatatatacactctgtatactgcccctcccctatacattatatatatacactctgtatactgctcctcccctatacattatatatactctctgtatactgcttgtcccctatacattatatatacactctgtatactgcccctcccctatacataatatatacactctgtatactgcccctcccctatacattatatatatatatatctactttgTATACTTCCCCTcccttatacattatatatactctctgtatactgctcttcccctatacattatatatacactctgtatactacccctcccctatacattatatatacactctgtatactgctcttcccctatacattatatatacactctgtatactgcccctcccctataaattatatatactcTTTGTATACTGTTCTTCCCttatacattatatttatatatatatatatatatatatatatatatactctgtatactgcccctccctTTTAcattatatactctctgtatactgcctctcccttatacattataatacacactctgtatactgctcctcccttatacagtatatatacactctgtatacAACGCTTcccttatacattatatattctctctgtatactgctcatcccctatacagtatatatacactctgtatactgctcttcccctatacagtatatatacactctgtatactgcccctcccctatacattatatatacactctgtatactgctcttcccctatacattatatatacactctgtatactgcccctcccctatactttatatatactctctgtatactgctcttcccctatacattatatatacaatctgtatactgctcttcccctatacattatatatacactctgtatactgctcttccccctatacattatatatatactttgTATACTGCtcttcccctatacattatatatacactccgTATACTGCtcttcccctatacattatatatacactttgtatactgctcttcccctatacattatttatacactctgtatactgctcctcccttatacattatatatactctctgtatactgctcctcccctatacattaaatatgcactatatactgctcctcccctatacattatacatactctgTATACGGCTCTTTCCCTATAGTATAGGGGAAAGAGCAGTATAcagagtgtatataatgtatacttcctgtacattatatatacactgtgtatactgatcttcccctatacattatatactccttgtatactgctattcccctatacattatatacactctgtatactgatcttcccctatacattatatatacactctgtatactgctcttcccttatacattatatatactctgtatactgcccctcccctatacattttatataatctttgtatactgctcctcccctatacattatatatacactctctgtatactgcttttcccctatacattatatatacactctgtatactgcccctcctttatacattatatatacactctgtatactgcttttcccctatacattatacatactctgTATACTGCTCTTCTCCTATAGTATAGGGGAAAGAGCTGTATAtggagtgtatataatgtatacttcctatacattatatatatatatatatatatatatatatatatagtgtatactgctattcccctatacattatatactccttgtatactgctattcccctatacattatatatactctctgtatacagctcttcccctatacattatatattcacTCTGTATACCGCCCCTCccttacacattatatatacactctgtatacTGACCCTcccttatacattatatatacactctgtgTACTGCTTTCcttatactttatatatacactctgtatactgctcctcccctatatattatatatacactctgtatactgcccctcccttatacattatatgtacactctgtatactgctctttccatatacattatatatactgtttgtatactgctcctcccctatacattatatatacactctgtatactgccaggaccaggataataatggtatggggagGGGGACAGATTATAGGACCAGGAAAAGTTAtcacttggggttatttagttttgaGAGAAGACGTCTTAGGGGGATCTGATATGATTACAATGTacatatatatgaatggacagtacagagatctatatagggatctttttatacctaggttctttactataagagcagtgagactatggaattctctccaCATGATGTGCTGATGGAGGATTTTTTACTGTAATAGCAGTGACACTATGTCTTGGGTTCTCTCCTTAGACTTGGGCAGCTCTCGGGTCCTCTCCTTAGACTTGGGCAGCTCTCGGGTTCTCTCCTTAGGCTTTGGCAGCTCTCGGGTCCTCTCCTTAGACTTGGGCAGCTCTCGGGTTCTCTCCTTAGGCTTTGGCAGCTCTCGGGTTCTCTCCTTAGGCTTTGGCAGCTCTCGGGTTCTCTCCTTAGGCTTTGGCAGCTCTCGGGTTCTCTCCTTAGGCTTTGGCAGCTCTCGGGTTCTCTCCTTAGGCTTTGGCAGCTCTCGGGTTCTCTCCTTAGGCTTTGGCAGCTCTCGGGTTCTCTCCTTAGGCTTTGGCAGCTCTCGGGTTCTCTCCTTAGGCTTTGGCAGCTCTCGGGTTCTCTCCTTAGGCTTGGGCAGCTCTCGGGTTCTCTCCTTAGGCTTGGGCAGCTCTCGGGTTCTCTCCTTAGGCTTGGGCAGCTCTCGGGTTCTCTCCTTAGGCTTGGGCAGCTCTCGGGTTCTCTCCTCAGGCTTGGGCAGCTCTCGGGTTCTCTCCTCAGGCTTGGGCAGCTCTCGGGTTCTCTCCTCAGGCTTGGGCAGCTCTCGGGTTCTCTCCTCAGGCTTGGGCAGCTCTCGGGTTCTCTCCTCAGGCTTGGGCAGCTCTCGGGTTCTCTCCTCAGGCTTGGGCAGCTCTCGGGTTCTCTCCACAGGCTTGGGCAGCTCTCGGGTTCTCTCCTCAGGCTTGGGCAGCTCTCGGGTTCTCTCCTCAGGCTTGGGCAGCTCTCGGGTTCTCTCCTCAGGCTTGGGCAGCTCTCGGGTTCTCTCCTCAGGCTTGGGCAGCTCTCGGGTTCTCTCCTCAGGCTTGGGCAGCTCTCGGGTTCTCTCCTCAGGCTTGGGCAGCTCTCGGGTTCTCTCCTCAGGCTTGGGCAGCTCTCGGGTTCTCTCCTCAGGCTTGGGCAGCTCTCGGGTTCTCTCCTCAGGCTTGGGCAGCTCTCGGGTTCTCTCCTCAGGCTTGGGCAGCTCTCGGGTTCTCTCCTCAGGCTTGGGCAGCTCTCGGGTTCTCTCCTCAGGCTTGGGCAGCTCTCGGGTTCTCTCCTCAGGCTTGGGCAGCTCTCGGGTTCTCTCCTCAGGCTTGGGCAGCTCTCGGGTTCTCTCCTCAGGCTTGGGCAGCTCTCGGGTTCTCTCCTCAGGCTTGGGCAGCTCTCGGGTTCTCTCCTCAGGCTTGGGCAGCTCTCGGGTTCTCTCCTCAGGCTTGGGCAGCTCTCGGGTTCTCTCCTCAGGCTTGGGCAGCTCTCGGGTTCTCTCCTCAGGCTTGGGCAGCTCTCGGGTTCTCTCCTCAGGCTTGGGCAGCTCTCGGGTTCTCTCCTCAGGCTTGGGCAGCTCTCGGGTTCTCTCCTCAGGCTTGGGCAGCTCTCGGGTTCTCTCCTCAGGCTTGGGCAGCTCTCGGGTTCTCTCCTCAGGCTTGGGCAGCTCTCGGGTTCTCTCCTCAGGCTTGGGCAGCTCTCGGGTTCTCTCCTCAGGCTTGGGCAGCTCTCGGGTTCTCTCCTCAGGCTTGGGCAGCTCTCGGGTTCTCTCCTCAGGCTTGGGCAGCTCTCGGGTTCTCTCCTCAGGCTTGGGCAGCTCTCGGGTTCTCTCAGAGATATATATCCTTAATATATAAACTGCCCCTCCCTACTATATAAACCTTTTTAGACTACTTAGGTTTCGGTACTTAGTATTGGACAGGTGTCGGGTTCTTCTTAGTCTTGGAcaggtctcaggttttcctaCTGTTCTTCTCTAAATATTGAACAGGTCTCAGGTTCTCATCCTGTACTTCTTAGTCTTGGGTAGGTCTCACGTTCTCATCATGTTCTTCTCTTAGTCTTGGGCAGGTCTCAGGTTCTCATCATGTTCTTCTCTTAGTCTTGGGCAGGTCTCATGTTCTCATCATGTCCTTCTCTTAGTCTTGGGCAGGTCTCAGGTTCTCATCATGTTCTTCTTAGTATTGAGCAGGTCTAAGGTTCTCATCATGTTCTTCTTTTTAGTATTGAACAGGTCATGGGTTCTCATCCTGTACTTCTTAGTCTTGGGCAGGTCTCAGGTTCTCATCATGTTCTTCTCTTAGTCTTGGGCAGGTCTCGGGTTCTCATCATGTTCTTCTCTTAGCCTTGGGCAGGTCTCGGGTTCTCATCATGTTCTTCTCTTAGTCTTGGGCAGGTCTCACATTCTCATCATGTTCTTCTCTTAGTCTTGGGCAGGTCTCAGGTTCTCATCATGTTCTTAGTCTTGGGCAGGTCTCAGGTTCTCATCATGTTCTTCTTAGTCTTGGGCAGGTCTCAGGTTCTCATCCTGTACTTCTTAGTCTTGGGCAGGTCTCACATTCTCATCATGTCCTTCTCTTAGTCTTGGGCAGGTCTCAGGTTCTCATCATGTTCTTCTCTTAGTCTTGGGCAGGTCTCAGGTTCTCATCATGTTCTTCTCTTAGTCTTGGGCAGGTCTCAGGTTCTCATCCTGTACTTCTTAGTCTTGGGCAGGTCTCACATTCTCATCATGTCCTTCTCTTAGTCTTGGTCAGGTCTCAGGTTCTCATCATGTTCTTCTCTTAGTCTTGGGCAGGTCTCAGGTTCTCATCCTGTACTTCTTAGTCTTGGGCAGGTCTCACATTCTCATCATGTTCTTCTCTTAGTCTTGGGCAGGTCTCAGGTTCTCATCATGTTCTTCTCTTAGTCTTGGGCAGGTCTCAGGTTCTCATCCTGTACTTCTTAGTCTTGGGCAGGTCTCACATTCTCATCATGTTCTTCTCTTAGTCTTGGTCAGGTCTCAGGTTCTCATCATGTTCTTCTTAGTCTTGGGCAGGTCTCAGGTTCTCATCCTGTACTTCTTAGTCTTGGGCAGGTCTCACATTCTCATCATGTTCTTCTCTTAGTCTTGGTCAGGTCTCAGGTTCTCATCATGTTCTTCTTAGTCTTGGGCAGGTCTCAGGTTCTCATCATGGTCTTAGTCTTGGTCAGGTCTCAGGTTCTCATCATGTTCTTCTTAGTCTTGGGCAGGTCTCAGGTTCTCATCATGGTCTTAGGTTCTCCTTCTGTTCTTCATTGTCTTTGGTGGATCTTTTGCAGTCCTCTCATGatggcttttttatttatattttagttGCTTCCTTCATACTCTTTTGACCATTCTCCAGAACGATGTCTGAAGGGGAGAATAAAACTGCTCCGAGTACGGGATCAGACCCCAAGTTAGATAGTGTTTCCTCTATGTCTCCTCCGGTGAGTGCACCCTCAGTGCCGTCtcaagaagaggaagaggaggaggagagtgaAGACGAGTCTGAGATCCTGGAGGAGTCGCCTTGTGGTCGCTGGCAGAAAAGACGTGAAGAGGTAAGACGGTCTCCCCGGTCATGTGACTGGATTATACATTTACTGGTgtcatgtgactggttatatatgTTACACCTTCCTGGTCATAACCCCCACCCCCACTGGTGTTTTTCTGTCATGTGACTGTGGTAGTCTGGGGTGAAGGATGCAATGGGGTGTTGCGAGTGTTAGTGATGTAGAgtgctggtattaaccctttgttgtcgtgacgccagggtgcgggttcctcagTGCAATAGTCCTACTGCCACCTGTTAGACAaatgatagggaggaataaaggaatgtccacagcagaagttgAAGTAAACcaggaataactttactgcagattttatgcaattGCAGATAACAGACAGTCTTTTGTAGGAGGACCGTGGTCCTGGCTCCTCACAGGTTTACTGGGACTTCTGAGTTGAATGAGCTTGgattttgctagccactgtgctactgaatttaggggtaattTGGgttcagtagtcacacaggatttgtaggttttgAGCTGGAGTAACGCACGCTTTGTGGCTGCTGAagaataggcttcaggcctagcttgaattgtagTAGATGATACAGATGTTCTTGCTGTGAAGTGCAGGGACCAAGCAGTTACTGCTTTTGACttcagcaggaagagagagagtctagtggcagcagccccttatatattaagagggcGGGACAAAGCTCCTTGGTtctgcaaacctgtcagtcctgacctaaggaactatgggtatgtcacatgacccacaggtccttgaaccatagcataacataaattatttaaaggcacatgacctctaaggtcctatacagaggtaataTATACAATTAATACACAGCA is a genomic window of Hyla sarda isolate aHylSar1 unplaced genomic scaffold, aHylSar1.hap1 scaffold_311, whole genome shotgun sequence containing:
- the LOC130328645 gene encoding serine/arginine repetitive matrix protein 1; protein product: MMRTTRELPKPEERTRELPKPEERTRELPKPEERTRELPKPEERTRELPKPEERTRELPKPEERTRELPKPEERTRELPKPEERTRELPKPEERTRELPKPEERTRELPKPEERTRELPKPEERTRELPKPEERTRELPKPEERTRELPKPEERTRELPKPEERTRELPKPEERTRELPKPEERTRELPKPEERTRELPKPEERTRELPKPEERTRELPKPEERTRELPKPEERTRELPKPEERTRELPKPEERTRELPKPEERTRELPKPEERTRELPKPEERTRELPKPEERTRELPKPEERTRELPKPVERTRELPKPEERTRELPKPEERTRELPKPEERTRELPKPEERTRELPKPEERTRELPKPEERTRELPKPKERTRELPKPKERTRELPKPKERTRELPKPKERTRELPKPKERTRELPKPKERTRELPKPKERTRELPKPKERTRELPKPKERTRELPKPKERTRELPKPKERTRELPKPKERTRELPKSKERTRELPKPKERTRELPKSKERTRELPKSKERTQDIVSLLLQ